One region of Syntrophobacter fumaroxidans MPOB genomic DNA includes:
- a CDS encoding extracellular solute-binding protein has translation MRKVRILTVLISALIFCCWGSVQAQPIENELYLITPVSKDVHDPVLKAFDEYARKKWNIQVKTSAIPKGTPVAYGQILEWKGNPQADIFWGGEGTLFDDLAAQGLLEKIQLPQKTWDEIPASIGKPVPLPLKDPKGFWVGTMLEPYGIIYQPKLLKRLGVEIKDWDDLLNPKLKGQIAQCTPDRSSSSHATIEVILQTHGWDKGWAWLTRLAANTGIFTARSRDVPSVVAKGEFAVGFGVPSYMAFAEVLGGYDVMYVYPTNAYLTPEPMAVLKGAPHPRAAHAFIEFLVSEEGQKLVSQLGVYPITAKYKVQGPPGSNQEKAVAFTGGMRSFFDIPVGNVYDVKLAGEKKRIEEVNAYFRKEITEKHKDIVKEK, from the coding sequence ATGAGAAAAGTCCGGATTTTGACCGTACTGATTTCAGCTCTGATCTTTTGTTGCTGGGGTAGCGTCCAGGCCCAGCCGATCGAGAACGAGCTCTATTTGATCACTCCCGTTTCCAAGGATGTCCACGACCCGGTTCTTAAGGCCTTCGACGAGTACGCCAGGAAGAAGTGGAACATCCAGGTCAAGACCAGCGCGATTCCGAAGGGCACGCCGGTTGCCTACGGCCAGATCCTCGAATGGAAGGGGAATCCCCAGGCGGATATCTTCTGGGGCGGGGAAGGAACGCTTTTCGACGACTTGGCCGCCCAGGGACTGTTGGAAAAAATACAATTGCCGCAGAAAACATGGGATGAAATCCCGGCGAGCATAGGAAAGCCGGTGCCGTTGCCGCTCAAGGACCCGAAAGGGTTTTGGGTCGGAACGATGCTCGAGCCCTACGGGATCATCTACCAGCCGAAGCTGTTGAAGCGCCTGGGTGTTGAGATCAAAGACTGGGACGATTTGCTCAACCCCAAGTTGAAGGGACAGATCGCGCAGTGCACGCCGGACCGTTCGAGTTCGAGTCACGCGACGATCGAGGTCATCCTTCAGACGCATGGGTGGGACAAAGGATGGGCATGGCTGACCAGGCTGGCGGCCAACACGGGAATTTTTACCGCCCGGTCGCGCGACGTGCCGAGCGTGGTGGCCAAGGGGGAGTTTGCCGTCGGTTTCGGCGTGCCCAGCTACATGGCGTTTGCCGAGGTTCTGGGCGGCTACGATGTCATGTATGTCTATCCCACCAATGCCTACCTCACTCCCGAACCGATGGCCGTCTTGAAGGGAGCGCCGCACCCCAGGGCCGCTCACGCCTTCATCGAATTCCTGGTCTCCGAGGAAGGCCAGAAGCTTGTCTCGCAGCTGGGAGTTTATCCCATCACGGCCAAGTACAAGGTCCAGGGCCCTCCCGGTTCCAACCAGGAAAAGGCGGTTGCCTTCACCGGCGGCATGAGGTCGTTCTTTGACATTCCCGTCGGCAACGTTTATGACGTCAAGCTCGCCGGCGAGAAGAAGCGCATTGAAGAGGTCAACGCCTATTTTCGCAAAGAGATCACCGAAAAACACAAAGACATTGTCAAGGAAAAGTAG
- a CDS encoding ABC transporter ATP-binding protein: MSLPPAAPASDRQGVIVDAGGKPGFHKMNIELRDIVKRFGSLEAVSHVSLDVRDGELFTLLGPSGCGKTTILRLVGGFHNPDAGAVFFNDRDVTGIPPYERNIGMVFQNYALWPHMTIFDNVAYGLKIKKVPKGSIGERVSRALGLVNLEGLEKRYPGQLSGGQQQRVALARALVLNPDVLLLDEPLSNLDAKIRLQVRAEIRKLQKDLAITTVYVTHDQEEALTLSDRIAVIDKGKLQQVGTPWDLYERPANAFVADFIGINNLIPGQVREAAGAGEEITVGTEVGIFLCRSDVRLETGDPCVICVRPETASIGETESAPEDVNSMSGAVSFASFIGNAVRYDVEIGSGAIFRVDVQNPRNHKPYAIGEKVRVFFSTKTTLAIPA; encoded by the coding sequence ATGTCGCTCCCGCCTGCCGCGCCCGCGTCGGACAGGCAGGGAGTCATCGTTGACGCAGGCGGAAAACCCGGTTTCCACAAGATGAATATCGAGCTGCGAGATATCGTCAAGAGGTTTGGTTCCCTGGAGGCGGTCAGCCATGTGTCCCTCGATGTCCGGGACGGGGAGCTTTTCACTCTGCTGGGGCCCTCGGGTTGCGGCAAGACAACCATTCTGCGTTTGGTCGGCGGTTTTCATAACCCGGATGCGGGAGCTGTTTTTTTCAACGACAGGGATGTAACGGGGATTCCGCCGTACGAGAGAAACATCGGAATGGTTTTTCAGAATTACGCTTTGTGGCCCCACATGACCATTTTCGATAACGTCGCCTACGGGCTGAAGATCAAGAAAGTCCCGAAGGGAAGCATCGGTGAAAGGGTCTCCCGTGCCCTGGGTCTGGTCAACCTGGAGGGGCTCGAAAAACGCTATCCGGGCCAACTCTCGGGTGGTCAGCAACAGCGCGTCGCGCTGGCTCGCGCCCTGGTTCTGAACCCGGACGTCCTCCTGCTGGACGAACCCCTGAGCAATCTCGATGCCAAGATTCGCCTGCAGGTGCGCGCGGAGATTCGAAAGCTCCAGAAAGACCTGGCCATCACCACGGTCTACGTGACGCACGACCAGGAAGAGGCCCTTACCCTCTCGGACCGGATTGCCGTGATCGATAAGGGGAAACTGCAGCAGGTGGGCACGCCGTGGGATCTCTACGAGCGGCCGGCGAATGCCTTTGTGGCGGACTTCATCGGGATCAACAACCTGATCCCCGGCCAGGTGCGGGAAGCTGCCGGGGCGGGGGAAGAAATCACAGTGGGTACGGAGGTCGGAATCTTTCTGTGCCGCTCCGATGTAAGGCTGGAAACAGGGGACCCGTGCGTGATTTGTGTGCGGCCGGAAACGGCTTCCATCGGAGAAACGGAATCTGCCCCGGAGGACGTCAACTCGATGAGCGGCGCGGTCAGTTTTGCGTCTTTCATAGGCAATGCCGTTCGCTATGACGTTGAAATCGGGAGCGGCGCCATATTCAGGGTCGACGTTCAGAACCCCCGAAACCACAAGCCTTACGCCATAGGCGAGAAAGTCCGGGTCTTCTTTTCGACGAAGACGACCCTGGCTATTCCCGCGTGA
- a CDS encoding toxic anion resistance protein codes for MAEQPQSAVPLTITTPEGIRQELALIEPKAIQVVPAQDSALDAVAEDYARKLIAFGRDDVEAQERTKQAVLSMGAASQHRAGQFSRMLDEPIHTLAKRGEDGGPVANALVDLKMNVEELDPARFDFEAGWFSRMVGWVPGVGQPLKRYFTKYESTKTVIDAILNSLGEGKKQLLRDNGVLLEDQKGMRQVTLQLEQVIKLGQLIDQKLERMLSTELAQDEFRKEFVKSELLFPLRQRIVDLQQQLAVTQQGVLATELIIRNNRELVRGVDRAQNVTVYALQVAATVAMALAHQKNAIDKIEAINETTSELISHTAEQLRTQGAEIHKQASTAQLDVEALKSAFADIHAAMDDIARFRSEALPQMAGVILDMDQMTTEAEDKIRRMEAGNRATAAALLIDIDAPRT; via the coding sequence ATGGCGGAGCAGCCCCAGAGCGCAGTCCCGTTGACCATTACCACTCCCGAAGGAATACGCCAGGAATTGGCGCTGATCGAACCCAAGGCCATCCAGGTGGTGCCGGCTCAAGATTCGGCCCTGGATGCGGTCGCCGAGGACTATGCCCGAAAGCTGATCGCATTCGGCAGGGATGACGTCGAAGCCCAGGAGCGAACCAAGCAGGCCGTCCTGAGCATGGGCGCCGCCTCTCAGCATCGGGCGGGACAGTTCAGCCGGATGCTCGATGAACCCATCCACACCCTCGCAAAACGGGGTGAAGACGGAGGCCCGGTGGCCAATGCACTGGTCGACCTGAAGATGAACGTCGAGGAACTGGACCCGGCACGGTTTGATTTCGAGGCGGGCTGGTTTTCCCGCATGGTCGGGTGGGTCCCCGGAGTCGGGCAGCCTCTGAAGCGGTATTTCACGAAATACGAAAGCACCAAAACTGTAATCGACGCCATTCTGAATTCCCTCGGCGAAGGGAAAAAACAGCTCCTGAGGGACAACGGCGTCCTGCTCGAAGATCAGAAGGGGATGCGCCAGGTGACGCTGCAACTGGAACAGGTCATCAAGCTGGGACAGCTCATCGATCAGAAACTGGAACGGATGCTTTCCACCGAGCTTGCCCAGGACGAGTTCCGCAAGGAATTCGTCAAATCCGAGCTTCTTTTCCCGCTGCGCCAGCGGATCGTGGATCTGCAGCAGCAGCTCGCCGTCACTCAGCAAGGCGTGCTGGCAACGGAGCTCATCATTCGCAACAACCGGGAGTTGGTGCGTGGGGTCGACCGGGCGCAGAACGTCACGGTTTACGCTCTGCAGGTGGCGGCGACGGTGGCGATGGCGCTTGCGCATCAAAAGAACGCCATCGACAAGATAGAAGCCATCAACGAGACGACTTCCGAACTGATATCCCACACCGCGGAGCAACTGCGCACCCAGGGAGCCGAAATACACAAGCAGGCGTCCACGGCGCAGCTCGACGTCGAAGCGCTCAAGAGTGCGTTTGCCGACATTCATGCCGCCATGGACGACATTGCGCGGTTTCGAAGCGAGGCGCTGCCCCAAATGGCCGGAGTCATCCTCGATATGGACCAAATGACGACCGAGGCGGAAGACAAGATCCGCCGGATGGAAGCGGGCAACCGGGCAACTGCCGCGGCCCTTCTGATCGACATTGACGCACCTCGAACCTGA
- a CDS encoding vWA domain-containing protein has protein sequence MKAKRTAVIALLLLGLVAGLPSCDQDTSTSQPVQSSRQPAPSPPTPPAQPQGPPPFDAPWPPPAKGGGEVALSDNLLARNYYVIMDSSGSMNEVRCSGNRTKSEAAKTALAQFARITPKDANMGLAVFDAYGIAERVPLGLENRDKFIAAVNATAPGNGTPLHDALLLGYRRLEETARRQAGYGEYHLVVITDGQAYPQNQDPTPVVAYILRQSPVVIHTIGFCIGTDHSLNQPGRTVYRAADNPRELQQGLEEVLAESPDFDLAAFK, from the coding sequence ATGAAGGCAAAGCGCACTGCAGTGATTGCCCTGCTGCTTCTCGGTCTGGTTGCGGGATTGCCTTCCTGCGACCAGGACACTTCGACTTCCCAGCCGGTTCAGTCGAGCCGTCAGCCCGCGCCGTCGCCCCCGACCCCGCCGGCGCAGCCGCAGGGACCGCCCCCATTTGATGCGCCGTGGCCGCCGCCCGCGAAGGGTGGCGGCGAAGTCGCGCTGTCCGACAACCTGCTGGCCAGGAACTACTACGTGATCATGGACAGCTCCGGAAGCATGAACGAGGTCCGCTGCTCCGGCAACAGAACCAAATCGGAGGCGGCCAAGACGGCCTTGGCGCAGTTCGCCCGGATCACCCCCAAAGACGCCAACATGGGGCTTGCGGTGTTCGATGCGTACGGCATTGCCGAAAGAGTCCCCCTCGGGCTCGAAAACAGGGACAAGTTCATCGCGGCAGTGAATGCCACCGCTCCGGGAAACGGCACCCCTCTTCATGACGCCTTGCTTCTCGGCTATCGGAGACTGGAAGAAACGGCCCGCCGCCAGGCCGGATACGGCGAATACCATCTGGTCGTCATCACGGATGGGCAGGCCTACCCGCAGAACCAGGACCCCACGCCCGTTGTCGCTTACATTCTCCGTCAATCGCCCGTTGTCATTCACACCATCGGCTTTTGTATCGGCACGGACCATTCGCTCAACCAGCCCGGTCGCACCGTATACAGGGCGGCGGACAATCCCCGCGAGCTGCAACAGGGGCTGGAGGAAGTGTTGGCGGAATCACCGGATTTCGATTTGGCCGCGTTCAAATAG
- a CDS encoding ABC transporter substrate-binding protein: MRWNGRNRAFLTVLGLGFLISRFAWGVQYVDSPPLVKVVHGPVGQVQKSASVQVPLITWGGDIATILANGNARVTAKGSIFDRLGLNLKLVREDDFKKQVEAYRRGDTPYLRGTLGMLAMASELLAGDPRTKPVVIYQMTWSSGGDALVVKEGIKTVSDLKGRTIAVQAYGPHVQLLTEMLRDAGLSIRDVTIKWTRDLTGTESTPAKALSSPDVHAATVITPDALMLTSNGTVGTGAEGSIRGARILLTTKTANRIIADVYAVRSDYFAAHRDQVENFVRGLMLAEEELRDLFKNKEPRLKDYQKSVAAAAEILLDSAQAVADAEAMYNDCEYVGFRGNVRFFTDQNYPRKLSKLNEEAQTAFASIGLIGKGIPLDHASWDYERFKTGLKDTAGVEIQRFDKERVASVITRKQQQGTLAEGELFSFEVYFQPNQNTFPADLYADSFGRVVELASTYGGALISVEGHSDPMAYLNGKKQGQPEVVLGRIKQSAKNLSLTRAAAVRDSVIAYARNRGITLDESQFAVVGHGIMQPRSGICGSDPCPPKTEQEWRDNMRVEFRIIQVEAESAVFKPL; encoded by the coding sequence ATGCGATGGAATGGCAGGAACAGGGCTTTCTTGACGGTGCTGGGGCTCGGATTTCTGATTTCCCGATTCGCCTGGGGGGTACAATACGTCGACTCTCCGCCGCTCGTCAAAGTCGTGCACGGTCCGGTCGGCCAGGTTCAGAAAAGCGCGTCCGTCCAGGTCCCGCTGATCACCTGGGGTGGCGACATTGCCACCATCCTCGCCAACGGGAACGCGCGCGTCACCGCGAAGGGCAGCATATTCGACCGTCTGGGGCTCAACCTCAAGCTGGTTCGGGAAGATGATTTCAAGAAGCAGGTCGAAGCTTACCGCCGCGGCGATACCCCGTACCTGCGCGGGACCCTGGGCATGCTCGCCATGGCTTCGGAACTGCTTGCCGGAGATCCCCGCACGAAACCCGTCGTCATTTACCAGATGACGTGGTCCAGCGGAGGCGACGCGCTGGTGGTCAAGGAAGGGATCAAAACGGTGAGCGACCTCAAAGGCAGAACGATCGCCGTGCAGGCATACGGACCGCACGTTCAGCTGCTCACCGAAATGCTCCGCGACGCGGGTCTTTCCATCCGCGACGTGACCATCAAGTGGACGCGCGACCTCACCGGCACGGAGTCGACTCCGGCCAAGGCACTCTCGAGCCCGGACGTGCACGCGGCAACGGTCATCACCCCGGACGCCCTGATGCTCACATCCAACGGCACCGTGGGCACGGGGGCCGAAGGGTCCATCAGGGGAGCGCGCATTCTGCTCACCACGAAGACCGCCAACCGCATCATCGCCGACGTCTATGCGGTGAGGAGCGATTACTTCGCCGCCCACCGCGACCAGGTGGAAAACTTCGTCAGAGGGCTGATGCTCGCCGAAGAGGAGCTTCGCGACCTCTTCAAGAACAAGGAACCGCGCCTCAAGGACTATCAGAAATCGGTCGCCGCGGCGGCCGAAATCCTCCTCGACAGCGCCCAGGCCGTTGCGGACGCGGAAGCCATGTATAACGACTGCGAGTACGTAGGGTTCAGGGGAAACGTCCGGTTCTTCACCGACCAGAACTATCCCCGCAAGTTATCGAAGCTCAACGAAGAGGCACAGACCGCCTTCGCCTCCATCGGCCTGATCGGCAAAGGCATTCCCCTGGATCATGCCTCATGGGACTACGAACGATTCAAGACGGGCCTCAAAGACACGGCCGGCGTCGAAATTCAGCGATTCGACAAGGAGCGCGTGGCTTCGGTGATCACACGCAAGCAGCAGCAGGGAACCCTCGCCGAGGGGGAGCTGTTTTCATTCGAGGTCTACTTTCAGCCCAACCAGAACACCTTTCCCGCCGATCTTTATGCCGATTCTTTCGGTCGTGTCGTGGAACTGGCATCGACCTACGGCGGGGCGCTCATCTCCGTCGAGGGCCACAGCGACCCGATGGCGTACCTGAACGGAAAGAAGCAGGGCCAGCCGGAAGTCGTCCTGGGAAGAATCAAGCAGTCGGCCAAGAACCTCAGCCTGACAAGGGCTGCCGCTGTCCGGGACAGCGTCATCGCATATGCCAGGAACCGGGGAATCACGTTGGACGAAAGCCAGTTCGCCGTGGTGGGACACGGCATCATGCAGCCCAGGAGCGGCATTTGCGGCAGCGATCCATGTCCGCCCAAGACCGAGCAGGAATGGCGCGACAACATGCGGGTTGAGTTCCGCATCATCCAGGTGGAAGCGGAGTCCGCCGTTTTCAAGCCCTTATAG
- a CDS encoding ABC transporter ATP-binding protein, whose product MEEKTSLRALRESASLYLENVRKCYGPKVILKDIDLAVKKGEFCSLVGPSGCGKSTLLRLILGQEYVTSGTFLIGGKPVGPPDTTRGIVYQRYSLFPHLTVLQNVVLGLNLSSGLIDRFRMKKQFHDEAMRFLEEVELADHSHKYPHELSGGMQQRVAISQALIMKPELLLMDEPFGALDPGTREHMQIFLLGMWEKYKMTVFFVTHDLEEAVFLGTRILVLSQYWSDGKTDVDGPGHGARIVSDYPLARRATSTAVKKSADFGELIQKIRHDGFDPEYLQHVTEFDLRHPDSFRTLDESEAG is encoded by the coding sequence ATGGAGGAAAAGACCTCGCTTCGCGCCCTTCGGGAAAGCGCTTCCCTGTACCTTGAGAATGTCCGCAAGTGCTACGGCCCCAAGGTCATTCTCAAGGACATAGACCTCGCCGTGAAGAAGGGCGAATTCTGCAGCCTCGTCGGACCGAGCGGGTGCGGAAAATCGACGCTGCTCCGGCTGATCCTCGGACAGGAGTACGTGACCTCGGGGACTTTCCTCATCGGCGGCAAACCGGTGGGCCCCCCCGATACGACCCGGGGCATCGTCTACCAGCGCTATTCGCTTTTTCCCCATCTCACCGTGCTCCAGAACGTGGTGCTCGGATTGAACCTGTCGAGCGGTCTCATCGACAGGTTTCGCATGAAGAAGCAATTCCACGATGAGGCCATGCGGTTCCTGGAAGAGGTCGAGCTTGCCGACCATTCCCACAAATACCCCCACGAACTGTCGGGCGGCATGCAGCAGCGGGTGGCGATTTCCCAGGCACTCATCATGAAGCCCGAGCTCCTCCTGATGGACGAGCCGTTTGGAGCGCTCGACCCCGGGACCAGGGAGCATATGCAGATCTTTTTGCTGGGGATGTGGGAAAAGTATAAGATGACGGTGTTCTTCGTCACGCACGACCTGGAAGAGGCCGTGTTTCTCGGAACGCGCATCCTCGTGCTCTCGCAGTACTGGTCGGACGGCAAAACGGACGTTGACGGTCCCGGTCACGGGGCCCGCATCGTCTCCGACTACCCGCTCGCTCGCCGGGCGACTTCGACGGCCGTCAAGAAGTCCGCCGATTTCGGGGAACTCATTCAGAAAATACGTCATGACGGGTTTGATCCCGAATACCTGCAGCACGTCACGGAATTCGATCTGCGGCATCCGGATTCCTTCCGGACGTTGGACGAGAGCGAGGCGGGATAG
- a CDS encoding ABC transporter permease, with translation MPTFLGLHAQPSRPLQVMLALLPFIALVCVYLGVSEMRYRNNPADKVVPTLGKMAEGVNQVAFTEDKRTGKVLLWDDTLSSLKRLGTGIGCAAVLALLAGLNMGLFPGVRNLSLAFITFVSIIPPLAILPILFIVFGVEETAKVVLIFIGTFPMITRGVYLAARKIPTEQIFKALTLGASQFAVAYRIVLPQIMPCLIDSTRLSLGAAWLFLIASEAIASTDGLGYRIYLVRRYLAMDIIIPYVLWITLLGFLFDRLLQAWISKRYSWYLVTKE, from the coding sequence ATGCCGACATTCCTCGGTTTGCACGCACAGCCGTCCAGACCGCTCCAGGTGATGCTCGCCCTGCTGCCGTTCATTGCGCTTGTCTGCGTCTATCTGGGTGTTTCGGAAATGCGTTACCGGAACAACCCGGCCGACAAGGTCGTGCCTACGCTCGGCAAGATGGCCGAAGGCGTGAACCAGGTTGCCTTCACCGAAGACAAACGAACGGGCAAGGTTCTGCTGTGGGATGATACGCTGTCCAGCCTCAAACGGCTCGGGACGGGGATCGGTTGCGCAGCAGTCCTGGCGCTTCTCGCCGGTCTGAACATGGGTCTGTTCCCCGGGGTCCGGAACCTGTCGCTCGCTTTCATCACGTTCGTTTCCATCATTCCTCCCCTTGCCATTTTGCCTATTCTTTTCATTGTCTTCGGCGTGGAGGAAACCGCGAAGGTCGTCCTGATCTTCATCGGGACTTTCCCCATGATCACCCGGGGCGTTTACCTGGCCGCCAGGAAGATCCCGACGGAGCAGATCTTCAAGGCCCTCACCCTGGGCGCGTCGCAATTCGCCGTGGCGTACCGCATCGTGCTTCCTCAAATCATGCCGTGCCTGATCGATTCCACGCGGCTGTCCCTCGGAGCGGCCTGGCTCTTCCTCATCGCCTCAGAGGCGATTGCGTCGACCGACGGGCTCGGATACCGCATCTACCTGGTTCGCCGGTATCTGGCGATGGACATCATCATCCCTTACGTGCTCTGGATCACCCTGCTCGGATTCCTGTTCGACCGGTTGCTGCAGGCCTGGATTTCCAAGCGGTATTCCTGGTACCTCGTCACCAAGGAGTAA
- a CDS encoding putative urea ABC transporter substrate-binding protein, whose amino-acid sequence MNLSHRVSHVYKVVLVAMVLAAVFGMQCNGALAAQKHRIAWSHYTGWEPWAYAADSGILKKWADKYGIEIELVLVNDYVESINLYTGGQFDGCVMTNMDALTIPAVGGIDSTAVIVGDFSDGNDGIVVRNGTSVKDLKGRRVMLVELSVSHYLMARALEQSGLSERDVTTVNTSDADIAGLFLASKDPKAAVITWNPLLMQVRNAKGVNLVFDSSKIPGEIMDLMVVRTSAPDALKKALTGAWYETMAIMSGHSKTAKDAVQFMAKTAGGTEAEFRAQLRTTRMFYQAAEAVAFTKGPDVKKTMDYVRTFCFTHGLFGQGATSKDHVGVSFPDGSILGDPKNVKLRFEATYMEMAAGNAL is encoded by the coding sequence ATGAATCTCTCACATCGCGTTTCGCACGTCTACAAGGTGGTCCTGGTCGCAATGGTCCTGGCGGCCGTCTTCGGAATGCAGTGTAACGGAGCGCTTGCGGCGCAGAAACACCGCATCGCCTGGTCGCACTACACGGGGTGGGAACCCTGGGCTTACGCCGCTGATTCGGGCATACTGAAGAAGTGGGCCGACAAGTACGGAATCGAAATCGAGCTGGTTCTCGTAAACGACTATGTTGAATCGATCAATCTGTACACCGGAGGTCAATTCGACGGCTGCGTCATGACGAACATGGATGCCTTGACGATCCCCGCGGTGGGCGGCATCGACAGTACCGCCGTCATCGTGGGCGATTTCTCCGACGGAAACGATGGAATCGTCGTCAGAAACGGCACCTCGGTCAAGGACCTCAAGGGCCGCCGAGTGATGCTCGTCGAGCTTTCCGTCTCCCATTACCTGATGGCTCGAGCCCTCGAACAGAGCGGCCTCAGCGAACGTGACGTCACCACCGTGAACACCAGCGACGCGGACATCGCGGGACTCTTCCTCGCCAGCAAGGATCCAAAGGCGGCGGTCATTACCTGGAACCCGCTCCTCATGCAGGTGCGAAATGCCAAGGGGGTCAACCTTGTTTTCGATTCATCGAAGATTCCCGGAGAGATCATGGACTTGATGGTGGTCCGCACCAGTGCGCCCGACGCGCTCAAGAAAGCCCTGACCGGCGCTTGGTATGAAACCATGGCGATCATGTCCGGGCACAGCAAGACCGCGAAAGACGCCGTCCAGTTCATGGCGAAGACGGCGGGGGGCACTGAAGCCGAGTTCCGCGCCCAGCTTCGCACCACCAGGATGTTCTACCAGGCTGCCGAAGCGGTTGCCTTCACCAAGGGACCGGACGTCAAGAAGACGATGGACTACGTCCGGACGTTCTGCTTCACCCACGGTCTGTTCGGGCAGGGGGCGACATCGAAAGACCACGTCGGCGTTTCGTTTCCCGATGGCTCCATCCTCGGCGATCCGAAGAACGTCAAGCTCCGCTTCGAGGCCACGTACATGGAGATGGCCGCAGGCAATGCCCTGTAG
- a CDS encoding OmpA family protein, whose protein sequence is MTRQATGALLLLLVGLLTIGGAYYLKPYFQEREQRRTSDARESKGNIKVAMDNWIGYFPLCSPEMKKRMRQQGWNLVCEDDQADYPQRMKRLKDEEIDFAVATVDSFLLNGASKGFPGTIVAVIDESQGGDAIVARKDAVASLNELKGRTDINVAFTPASPSHHLLKAAAEHFDVPQLLPSGERLIHTKGSEEALKKLLSGKAQVAALWEPDVSRALAQDGIVKLLGTEDTKRLIVDVLIANRDFSRNRPEIVSLLLANYFMTLKTYRENQQMLEEHVIAAANLPRDAVEKMLKGVAWTNLTDNCERWFGISVPGSQATDSLIETIESSVQILIHNGDFTESPVPGGDPYRLTQSRFVEDLYLKGMTGFTSPKAGTVKPDSVNSLETAFAPLSRDAWSALQEIGTLKTDPVVFQSGTSDLSFQGKLEIDRAVERLKHYPNFRVVIKGHTGTEGDPEANKTLSRERSEAVARYLEVTYNINPNRLLPVGFGGEKPLPRNPGESTRSYNYRLPRVEMVLVREVF, encoded by the coding sequence ATGACCAGACAAGCCACGGGAGCGCTGCTGTTACTGCTGGTCGGTCTTCTGACCATCGGCGGCGCCTATTACCTGAAACCCTATTTTCAGGAACGGGAACAGCGCCGAACGAGTGACGCCCGGGAGAGCAAGGGCAATATCAAAGTCGCCATGGACAACTGGATCGGATATTTTCCGCTCTGTTCCCCGGAGATGAAGAAGCGCATGCGGCAGCAGGGCTGGAACCTGGTCTGCGAGGACGACCAGGCCGACTACCCCCAACGCATGAAGCGCCTCAAAGATGAGGAAATCGACTTCGCCGTGGCAACGGTCGATTCCTTCCTGCTGAACGGGGCCTCGAAGGGATTCCCGGGGACCATTGTCGCGGTGATCGACGAATCCCAGGGAGGCGACGCCATTGTCGCGCGCAAGGACGCCGTGGCGAGCCTCAATGAGCTGAAAGGTCGAACCGACATCAACGTGGCGTTCACCCCCGCGTCGCCGAGTCACCATCTGCTCAAGGCGGCCGCCGAGCATTTCGACGTGCCCCAGCTGCTTCCGTCGGGCGAGAGGCTCATCCACACCAAGGGCTCCGAGGAGGCGCTCAAGAAGCTGCTCTCAGGCAAAGCCCAGGTCGCCGCGCTCTGGGAACCCGACGTTTCCCGGGCGCTCGCTCAGGACGGCATCGTCAAGCTCCTCGGCACCGAAGACACCAAGAGGCTGATCGTGGACGTGCTCATCGCCAACCGCGATTTTTCCAGGAACCGCCCGGAAATCGTCAGCCTGCTGCTTGCGAACTACTTCATGACCCTCAAGACCTACCGGGAAAATCAACAGATGCTGGAAGAGCACGTCATTGCGGCCGCCAATCTCCCACGGGACGCGGTGGAGAAGATGCTCAAGGGCGTGGCCTGGACGAACCTCACCGACAATTGCGAGAGGTGGTTCGGAATCTCCGTGCCGGGAAGCCAGGCGACGGACAGCCTTATCGAGACCATCGAGTCCAGTGTGCAGATTCTCATTCACAACGGCGATTTCACCGAAAGCCCCGTCCCTGGGGGAGATCCTTACCGGCTCACGCAGAGCCGGTTCGTGGAAGATTTGTATTTGAAGGGCATGACCGGATTCACCAGTCCCAAGGCGGGCACCGTCAAGCCGGATTCCGTCAACTCCCTGGAAACCGCCTTCGCTCCCCTGAGCCGTGACGCATGGAGCGCCCTGCAGGAGATTGGAACGCTCAAGACCGACCCCGTGGTCTTCCAGAGCGGCACCTCGGATCTGAGCTTTCAGGGAAAGCTGGAGATCGACAGGGCCGTGGAACGACTCAAGCACTATCCCAACTTTCGGGTGGTCATCAAGGGTCACACCGGTACCGAAGGGGACCCCGAAGCGAACAAAACGCTTTCCCGGGAGCGCAGCGAGGCGGTGGCCCGCTATCTCGAGGTGACCTACAATATCAATCCGAACCGCCTGCTCCCCGTCGGGTTTGGAGGCGAGAAACCCCTGCCGCGGAATCCGGGGGAATCCACTCGATCTTACAACTACCGGTTGCCGCGGGTGGAGATGGTGCTCGTTCGCGAAGTCTTCTAG